The region GACATTCCTCTCGTCATTGTATTTTAGTCATCTTTAAGGTAGCGTCTGTGTGTTCTGTAGGCTGAAGTCCTGGCTGAGCGATTGGGTCCATGTGATGTGCTACAGGATCTGTGCCCGAGGCCTCTCCTGCACCATCCACTACTATAACAAGTCAGTTAACTGACCTCCCCTCTCGCACATCTCTACTCAGCAAGCTATTACACACCATCCTGTCCCCAAGTGACCCTACTGTTGGTCCTCATGATGTGTGcagagattttttttattttactttagagtgtgtgtgtgtggtctccatCTTGTTTTACAGAGAAAACAGACCCAGAAAAGGAGGAATCTGTGTGGCCAATCACACCTCCCCGATTGATATCGTAATTCTCTGCAACGATGGGTGTTACGCCATGGTACGTGAAATAAAGCTGACATTAAGCCTCGCTTGAAATGGCTGAACTGTGTGAAATTTGTTGATTGACGCTCAATTGACTGCTTTCTCTCTGTGTagccaattttttttattttgtacaccATTTTATGCATGTTTATGTACCTTACATTTATCTGGCAATTTACTACTTTATACTTCTTTAATCCAAATCGGATGAATTGATTGTGAAAGGAATTATGAGGACTTTATTTGATGTGTTTTAGGTGGGCCAGTCACATGGTGGTCTGATGGGAGTGCTGCAGAGGGCCATGGCCAGGTCCTGTCCTCACATCTGGTTTGAGAGAGCGGATATGAAAGATCGCCACCTGGTGGCCAAGAGGTGAGCTTACCTGTTCACTGTTATTCCCATCTCTACCTACAATGTTCAGACAAGCAATGACATGCCCATTGAAAATGGCTACAGACAAAAAATCAGTCATATCTAATCATATTTCCTCATCCTGATAATGTACTCCTGCCAGACAGCTTACTTACAGTATGTTCTCTGCTTTATAAGTGCTTGTCAGTAAAACCAAACGTTAGCACATTCATGCACAAATGTATGGGTCATTGCCATTGACAATTAGGGATATAATTTAACACGGACATTTTCTGATATGGACATGCATTATAGTTTCAGTTGGAGCTATGTTCATACTCCTCCCAGATATAAAGTTAGGTTTTCTAACTGTTATGAATGTTTACAGGTTGACGGATCACGTGAATGACAACACAAAGCTTCCTATATTGATCTTTCCAGAAGGTGGGTTCTATTTAATTTGGATAgtcagtccatctgtagatgctctacaatctactaactctaaccttaaccccaagcTTAACCctcacccttattctactcctaaccctagcaagcagttgcttatcaacagatggtCATGCTAACAACAAActatctgtagagcatctacagatggaaaaTCCGGACTATCCGAATCGGTAAGTGCTACATTGGCCAAATGGATTAGCATGAAGTTGCCCTTAGACACTAATTTAAGCCAGTGCCTTGGTTAGTTAGGTAAGCTGATCCTACACCTACAAATATGCTGTataccaggtattcccaaacttaaatcattttcttcacattttcaaacagtacatttgtattttccaacggggctctACATTTGggtgattatatatatattttttttctcgcctgagtagcctagTTTGACTGCCAAAAATAAatttaaaccatctagtgttcagcgaaataacaacacaatgtcaaatacaggtagtctagtcaaataattaacatccaatcacattaaccgttactctctcacgggaaacattcactcttgcgcagacatttagaaacgaaacatgaccattttgaaaaataagccacaggattttttagtaaaaaataaagacgtttgagtagtaagacatgtataaaagcaacagataccattattaagaaggggctagaagcgtcttatatggtgaactaccgagtggctaggacaggcaagtcccatactattgtggaggacttcattcttcctgctgccttCGATATGGCAGAGACAATGTTGGgagaaaaggccaaaaaaactatacagacgaTGTCTcaatcaaacaacactgtttcatgatgcatcagtgacatggcaggagatgttttgaaacaattactatgcgtttcagctggatgagtcaacagacgtggagggcctggcacatctcctggtatatgtccgttacgttaatggggggtcaattaaggaagacatcctcttctggaaacaaggacaacatgagaggatatttttaaagtacagGACAGCTTTTTGACATCAAATTGaatttggtggtcaagatgttggtatctgtactgatagTGCAAAATCCATGACAggaagacatagtggagtggtaacgcacgtgcaagcagttgctcccgacgccacttgggtacactgcagcatccacgagaagctcttgggtacactgcagcatccaccgagaggctcttgctgccaggGAAATCCTGACAGCtcgaaagatgttttggacactacagtgaaaatggttaactttgttaaagcaaggcccctgaactcttgtgtattttctgcattatgcaatgatatgggtagcgaccatgtaatgcttttacaacatacagaagtgtgctggttatcaaggggcgaagtattgacacgttttttttttaaattgagagacgagtttaaagttttctttactgaccataattttgaCTTGTCTGACCGCTCGCATGATGACTAGTTACTCACACGACtgacctatctgggtgatgtctcttttcgcctgaatgatctgaatctaggattacatggactctctgcaactatattcaatgtgcaggacagAATTGAGggtatgattaagaagttggagctcttttctgtctgcattaacaaggacaacacacaggtctttccatcattgtatgattttttttgagTGCAAATGAattcaagcttacggacaatgtcaaatgtgatatatcGAAGCACCTGATTAAGCTGGGTACGCAGATACTTTCCTGAAACAGACGACACATACCACTGGATTCTCTAtacctttcatgccctgcctctagtccacttaccgatatctgaaaaAAAGAGCCTGTGAAAATtcaatttaatcagaagccactgccagatttctggatactacgctcagagtttcttgccttggcaaattgcgctgttaagacatgtacatatgtgagagtggattctcggatctcactagcatgaaaactaaatgcaggcacagactgtgtggaaaatgatttaagactgagactccaATACAactcaacattgcagagttatgagcatcttttcaagcacacccttctcattaacctgtggtgagttattcaccattttttgatgaacaaataaagttatgtgtaagatggctaaataaatagcaaaatgattgattattgttatattatttgtgccctggtcctataagagctctttgaaaCTTCCCACAAGCTGGGTTACGACGACAACTCGCACTCAtgcttatgtttaataaatgtatagtgtgtgtggcaggcttacaatgatggcaaaaaacaacatttgagagtgcgctgaccctggtgcgaGAGGGGGTACAgatggaggttgaatgtttgaaggagttACGGGActttaaaaagtttgggaaccactgctgtatacagtatatgcaagtcacacacacacacagtgtggcaaaaaagtatttagtcagccaccaattgtgcaagttctcccacttaaaaagatgagaggcctgtaatattcatcataggtacacttcaactatgacagacaaaatgagaaaaagaaatccagaaaatcacagtaggatttttaatgaatttatttgcaaattatggtgggaaaaaagtatttggtcaataacaaaagtttatctcaatactttgttatataccctttgttggcaatgacagaggtcaaacgttttctgtaagtcttgctggtattttggcccattcctccatgcagatctcctctagagcagtgatgttttggggctgttgctgggcaacacagactttcaactccctccaaagattttctttggcgttgagatctagagactggctaggccactccaggaccttgaaaagcttcttacgaagccactccttcattgcccaggcggtgtatttgggatcattgtcatgctgaaagacccagccacgtttcatcttcaatgcccttgctgaaggaggttttcactcaaaatctcacgatacatggccccattcattctgtcctttacacggatcagtcgtcctggtccctttacagaaaaacagccctaaagcatgatgtttccacccccatgcttcacagtaggtatggtgttttttggatgcaactcagcattctttgtcctccaaacacgacgagttgaccATATGACcatctcccaatcttcttctggatcatccaaatgctctctagcaaacttcagacgggcctggacatgtactggcttaagcagggggacacgtctggcactgcaggatttgagtccctggcggcgtagtgtgttaccgatggtaggctttgttgctttggtcccagctctctgcaggtcattcactaggtgtggttctgggatttttgctcaccgttcatgtgatcattttgaccccacggggtgagatcttgcgtggagccccagatcaagggagattatcagtggtcttgtatgtcttccatttcctaataattgctcccacagttgatttcttcaaaccaagctgcttgccaattgcagattcagtcttcccagcctggtgcaggtctacaattttgtttctggtgtcctttgacagctctttggtcttggccatagtggagtttggagtgtgactgtttgaggttgtggacaggtgtctttatactgataacaagttcaaacaggtgccattaatacaggtaacgagtggaggacagaggagcctcttaaagaagaagttacaggtctgtgagagccagaaatcttgcttgtttgtaggtgaccaaatacttattttccatcatttgcaaataaattgaaattgattttctggatttttttccacctcattttgtctgtcatagttgaagtgtacctatgatgagagaggcctgtaattttcatttttaagtgggagaacttgcacaattggtggctgactaaaaacgtttttgccccactgtatatctcatGCAGGGCCTTGCAGTTTTCACCCTTTTCTGTCATTTTGGAGAGTATTGTTGTTATCATAGGatctgtatactgtatgtttagTGGTTGTGGCTTATCTACAGTGCATATTTCTGGTGTCTTCAGGGACCTGTATCAACAACACGTCTGTCATGATGTTCAAAAAGGGAAGTTTTGAGATTGGAGGAACAATATACCCAGTAGCCATAAAGGTGAGGCATCAATATCACTGCTTCTGTCCAGTAGTTGACTTTTCCCTAAATCACGTAAAGATGGCATTGGGAAAATTGCAAGAAAATGTCAGCACATCTTTGAAGAGGTgttctgtcaactgtgggaccatctCCCTCCCGCAGTATGACCCTCAGTTTGGGGATGCGTTCTGGAACAGTGCCAAGTACAACATGGTGAGCTACCTGCTGAGGATGATGACCAGCTGGGCTATAGTCTGCAACGTCTGGTACCTGCCAGCCATGACCCAACAGGTGTGtatacaacacacagacacacacaacctgccAGCCATGGACCAAGTGCCACTGATCTATCTCTTCTTTTCACAGGCAGGGGAGGATGCTGTCCAGTTTGCCAACAGAGTCAAGTCTGCCATCGCACATCAGGGGGGACTAGTGGACTTGTCCTGGTAAGAATATCCTTCCGTCCTTCTATAAGGATTTTCTGATAATTCACTTGCACTAGAGCCTAGGCATAAACATTTGACAGCCTCGTACTGGACTGTCTTTGACCTAGGCAGTGAAGGCATTGGGGACCTCTTTGCTGAGGAATGGGATTGTTTCTCTTGTGTGTTTTGTCATCTTGTAAATGtgtattatgttttatttgtAAATTGTGTTGCTCctgagtggctcagcggtctaagccactgcatctcagtgcttgaggcgtcactacagacaccctggttcgaatccaggccgcGATTGGGAATCTCATAGggcagagcacaattggcccagcatcatcctgGTTTGGCcgatgtaggccgtcattgtaaataagaatgtattcttaactgacttgcctagttaaataaacatgcAGGGCTCccctgtaaaagagaccttggtctcaatggGTCTCCTTGTTAAAATAAAGGGAAAACAAAAAAAGGCACACAGAATTGCTGTAGATTCGCTTGAGCACAGATACGTTGGTCCCATGTGGCtcggttggtagagcatggcgcttgcaacgccagagttgtgggttcaattcccacagggaACCAGTTTGGGAAAAGTATGAAATGTATaagtgtgtctgctaaattacaaatgtaaatgtttcttacgtgtgtttgtttctgtgtagGGATGGGGGCCTGAAGAGGGCCAAGGTGAAGGATATGTTTAAAGAGGAGCAGCAGAAGATGTACAGCAGCATGGTGGTTGGGAGTGAGGAGGACAACAGCAGTCACAGTGACTGACACCCTCCACTACCACATCCCTGCCTGATGACTGACTAATACCGATGACCATGGACTAGACTGCCATCGTGTGGATGGACCATTCAGGGATGTAACATTGACAGTGTCTTGTAGACTGTATGATAACTGATAAGCCAATTCGCATTACATTGGAAAGACTGTGTCAACACTAGTGCAATGGAACTGTAAAGGAGATGGGGTGGCAGGTCCGATTGGAATAGCTCTTTATTGTGCTGCTGTAAAAAATGGTTCTGCTAGGAAATGACTATGAAATCCTGTTTGGCATTGGAATGAATTAATAACCTTGTGACCGTataactttttgttgttgtttaatccCAGAGTTCTGAATGTTAGAGTTTTGTTATGCATATACCATGACTGTTTATTTTTTGTCTGaatgttttttccccccctgTATGTTGAGCCCAGTAGATCAATCAATGCTGTTAATTGTTTGAAAATAAACATTAGTCTTCAGCTGTTCCCTGTTTTAGGGGTGTGTTTATTAACAAGCTCAGCTACTAGAACAAGGTAGTCAGAATCAGTAAAACTGATTGTGAATTGATGATTTGAAATGTTTCATAAACAGTGCTGAGACTAGTTTTGCATGGTATGCCGGTACCACGATTTGATATCAcggcagtggcgattttagcatgtaaatcttggtggggcaaaaaatatGAACAACGGAatgcaaagccactacacaacacacaacaatacattaattgcactcaaacggtgcccacaaactgttaggacctacataaagctgtcccgacATCTTACCACTGCCTACaactggctatcagcagagccttttctggaagtgaaacagttcattcagcctcttttactaccttttaaaaaaacatggctgacttgcttaaacaaatgtggtttctaatgacaattgagatgtacaaactggCATAAGGGAATGCCAAGCGGATAGGAGGCAATCTGTCATTTCAATAAAgacaatgagcgagctaggacagatGTAACGTTAGTCAATACAACTATTTGTTTTAGCACTTAAAAcatacagcgacagaattcagaacatgggctgttcttagtGCTCTCTCTGTACACCCAGTTAGAACCGTCGGCTAAATAAtgcaatattcaatgattaatttctctaaaacaggttataggctacagtagAGTCAAAAGTAGGCAAAGTTAGAGGTATATAGACCAagttattagggtgaggcacatggctactaacatcttactacacaataTGCTTATTACTTTCTTAGTGTTAGGGGTGTGTATCGGAGGCGAAGtgaggtgcaggagagcagagtgtagtgaacCGGCGCACTTTTTATTCCAGTCAAAATGACAGcacaaaataacataaaatgttataaaacataaaacacgtaACAGACAAAAAATAATGACCGTAACAATATCCACAATATCAAAATACACTTAACACAAACAATCCTAcgtgatggggaacagaggaataaatacatatgaattgattggggaatgaaaaccaggtgtgcagggaacaagacaaaacaaatggatacatgaaaaatgcCGGTAACGAAAGCCGGtgacgccgaacgccgcccgatcaaggagaggagccgacttcggcggaagtcgtgacacttagctacagtatacatatctccctggcatattacatcatttatgaaGCAGCATACAAAACCGTTTTGGACTCACATCGTTGTGCTcggctcacttgaacaggaaggtggcgcggagGTCCTCCAAGTTAAGTTGTTTTGAGCGCTCCACAAATcttgcttcattgacagcatggccaatgttgaatttTATAATTTGAACTGTAGAAAAGTGCCCCTTAATCcaagatttgggaccacacagccagtCACTGATTCCTTTCAAACCACtcgttgaatttgcgatttccaacttgtgttggatggccaatgagcaccgatatgttttatctataatttattttcattatttctcttcctatgacaaggattaaaaatgatttgccagtagattgttgtcttgattcatgatgatgactgctagctaagattttgaaagtatgatgttgacatgatcattccaatcaaagctactgtacatataacgtgatttgaagtcattttatctgtggccaatgaccttgagccttcttggatgggcacttctaatgtaactctatggcagcccccaaggggctagaattttcTAAGTCTAGGCTTAGACTTGGTGGTGACGTAGtaccccatgagtgacagaacactgagccaatcacggtgcaacaCTCCATATTTTCtgttggcttgccccaccacagaaagcactgagctaggctgaaacacctacattttggagctgccttactcaagaaaacaaaaaagagaccacgTTTATATGCGGCCTTGTTAActcaattatat is a window of Oncorhynchus mykiss isolate Arlee chromosome 11, USDA_OmykA_1.1, whole genome shotgun sequence DNA encoding:
- the agpat9l gene encoding glycerol-3-phosphate acyltransferase 3-like isoform X2, which codes for MEDFWVVVLAGLKVWVYLIVALLMVPAMFGFSLGISETYMKILVKTLEWATLRIQTVNKEQHIIESSSSNGLIQRDDGSMEEALGELRRSRPKTPVGGDFTLSDCFYFYRRGIEDIVEDEVTQRFSSEELVSWNLLTRTNIDFQYISLKLTMVWGLGVFIRYCILAPLRITLASIGLTWLVIGTTAVGFLPNWRLKSWLSDWVHVMCYRICARGLSCTIHYYNKENRPRKGGICVANHTSPIDIVILCNDGCYAMVGQSHGGLMGVLQRAMARSCPHIWFERADMKDRHLVAKRLTDHVNDNTKLPILIFPEGTCINNTSVMMFKKGSFEIGGTIYPVAIKYDPQFGDAFWNSAKYNMVSYLLRMMTSWAIVCNVWYLPAMTQQAGEDAVQFANRVKSAIAHQGGLVDLSWDGGLKRAKVKDMFKEEQQKMYSSMVVGSEEDNSSHSD
- the agpat9l gene encoding glycerol-3-phosphate acyltransferase 3-like isoform X1, translated to MEDFWVVVLAGLKVWVYLIVALLMVPAMFGFSLGISETYMKILVKTLEWATLRIQTVNKEQHIIESSSSNGLIQRDDGSMEEALGELRRSRPKTPVGGDFTLSDCFYFYRRGIEDIVEDEVTQRFSSEELVSWNLLTRTNIDFQYISLKLTMVWGLGVFIRYCILAPLRITLASIGLTWLVIGTTAVGFLPNWRLKSWLSDWVHVMCYRICARGLSCTIHYYNKENRPRKGGICVANHTSPIDIVILCNDGCYAMVGQSHGGLMGVLQRAMARSCPHIWFERADMKDRHLVAKRLTDHVNDNTKLPILIFPEGTCINNTSVMMFKKGSFEIGGTIYPVAIKYDPQFGDAFWNSAKYNMVSYLLRMMTSWAIVCNVWYLPAMTQQVCIQHTDTHNLPAMDQVPLIYLFFSQAGEDAVQFANRVKSAIAHQGGLVDLSWDGGLKRAKVKDMFKEEQQKMYSSMVVGSEEDNSSHSD